A window of Corallococcus macrosporus DSM 14697 contains these coding sequences:
- a CDS encoding ABC transporter permease subunit — MSRIPTRARVGLALLVGLGLLSLVAGRLFPEALASTCPLGMDPTRPDRSVCELAFGGLWVSLAVGLAAGALSTLIGLAVAAAARLSGGAVEQTLLRAVDAVFALPDVLVVMVLQLAGQSLSDAGVGGGLGPFGLMVVSLALVGWAGPARMFRNRLATLESQEYVAASRALGGGGLHLLRVHLWPALRPFALAVFLSRLPAAILTESTVSFFGIARMEPMSLGRYLGTSYAALIYEGGGRVVLPAWALLVLLVLGASLASQALSGAPRRAA; from the coding sequence ATGAGCCGGATTCCCACGCGCGCCCGCGTCGGCCTGGCGCTCCTCGTGGGGCTGGGCCTGCTCAGCCTCGTGGCGGGGCGGCTCTTCCCGGAGGCCCTGGCCAGCACCTGTCCGCTGGGCATGGACCCCACGCGCCCGGACCGGAGCGTGTGCGAGCTCGCCTTCGGTGGGCTCTGGGTCTCCCTCGCCGTGGGGCTCGCGGCGGGCGCGCTCTCCACGCTCATCGGCCTCGCCGTGGCCGCCGCTGCGCGCCTGTCCGGCGGCGCGGTGGAGCAGACGCTGCTGCGCGCCGTGGACGCCGTCTTCGCCCTGCCGGACGTGCTGGTGGTGATGGTGCTCCAGCTCGCGGGGCAGTCGCTCTCCGACGCGGGCGTCGGCGGCGGCCTGGGCCCCTTCGGGCTGATGGTCGTCTCGCTGGCCCTGGTCGGCTGGGCGGGCCCCGCGCGCATGTTCCGCAACCGCCTGGCGACGCTCGAATCGCAGGAGTACGTGGCCGCGTCCCGGGCGCTGGGCGGAGGTGGCCTGCACCTGCTGCGCGTCCACCTGTGGCCCGCGCTGCGGCCCTTCGCGCTGGCGGTGTTCCTGTCCCGGCTCCCCGCCGCCATCCTCACCGAGTCCACCGTGAGCTTCTTCGGCATCGCCCGGATGGAGCCCATGTCCCTGGGCCGCTACCTGGGCACCAGCTACGCCGCCCTCATCTACGAAGGCGGCGGCCGCGTGGTGCTGCCCGCCTGGGCGCTGCTCGTGCTGCTGGTGCTCGGCGCCTCGCTCGCCTCCCAGGCACTCTCCGGGGCACCTCGCAGGGCAGCCTGA
- the grxD gene encoding Grx4 family monothiol glutaredoxin, producing the protein MTPELKARLEQETRAHKIVLFMKGNALFPQCGFSARALQLLQPLGEVHTVDVLADPEIRQGIKDFTNWPTIPQIFINGQFIGGSDILMELAERGELADLVAGKSPA; encoded by the coding sequence ATGACGCCTGAACTCAAGGCCCGGTTGGAGCAGGAGACCCGGGCGCACAAGATTGTGCTCTTCATGAAGGGCAACGCGCTGTTCCCCCAGTGTGGCTTCTCCGCGCGGGCGCTGCAGCTCCTGCAGCCCCTGGGTGAGGTCCACACGGTGGACGTGCTCGCCGACCCGGAGATTCGCCAGGGCATCAAGGACTTCACCAACTGGCCCACCATCCCCCAGATTTTCATCAACGGGCAGTTCATCGGCGGCTCCGACATCCTCATGGAGCTGGCCGAGCGCGGTGAGCTGGCCGACCTGGTCGCGGGCAAGAGCCCGGCCTAG
- the lon gene encoding endopeptidase La: MFFGRDDKKEAQKRGLTVPLLPLRDIIVFPHMVVPLFVGREKSIAALKDAMAHKGPDDKAVILLAAQKKAKTNDPTPDDIFHFGTLGHVIQLLPLPDGTVKVLVEGVRRAKVKKFHPNDAFFMVEVEEVEEQTEKTVELEALVRSVHSVFEAFVKLNKRIPPEMLMQVASIDDPARLADTIVAHLSLKLNDKQALLETESPAKRLEKLYELMQGEIEILQVEKKIRTRVKKQMEKTQKEYYLNEQMQAIQKELGERDEFKNEIQEIEEKLKNKRMSKEATLKVKKELKKLRMMSPMSAEATVVRNYIDWIISLPWYDETQDRLDVTEAETVLNEDHYGLKKPKERILEYLAVQQLVKKLKGPVLCFVGPPGVGKTSLARSIARATGRKFVRLSLGGVRDEAEIRGHRRTYIGAMPGKLIQSLKKAGSNNPVFLLDEIDKMSTDFRGDPSAALLEVLDPEQNHNFNDHYLDLDYDLSKVMFICTANTMHNIPGPLQDRMEVIRIAGYTEPEKLSIARRYLIPKEQEANGLTDVKVDISDPALRTIIHRYTRESGVRSLEREIGGVFRKIARDVLKNGKRDIEVDRKMAMKFLGTPRYRYGVAEREDQVGIVTGLAWTELGGEILTTEATIMPGKGKLIITGKLGEVMQESAQAAMSYVRSRAERFGIDRKVFENYDIHVHLPEGAIPKDGPSAGVTICTALVSALTRVLIRRDVAMTGEITLRGRVLPIGGLKEKTLAAHRAGIKTVLIPKANKKDLKDIPLKIRKQLRIVPVEFVDDVLREALVLEKPEEFGRKPTTDGGKLGASAELPATSPAVAPA; encoded by the coding sequence ATCGCCGCGCTGAAGGACGCGATGGCGCACAAGGGGCCGGACGACAAGGCCGTCATCCTGCTGGCCGCGCAGAAGAAGGCCAAGACGAACGACCCCACCCCCGACGACATCTTTCACTTCGGTACGCTGGGCCACGTCATCCAGCTCCTCCCGCTGCCCGACGGCACGGTGAAGGTGCTGGTGGAAGGCGTGCGCCGCGCCAAGGTGAAGAAGTTCCACCCCAACGACGCCTTCTTCATGGTCGAGGTGGAGGAGGTGGAGGAGCAGACGGAGAAGACGGTGGAGCTGGAGGCGCTGGTCCGCAGCGTCCACTCCGTCTTCGAGGCCTTCGTCAAGCTCAACAAGCGGATTCCGCCTGAGATGCTGATGCAGGTGGCCAGCATCGATGACCCGGCGCGCCTGGCGGACACCATCGTCGCGCACCTCTCCCTGAAGCTGAACGACAAGCAGGCCCTGCTCGAGACGGAGTCCCCGGCCAAGCGCCTGGAGAAGCTCTACGAGCTGATGCAGGGGGAGATCGAGATTCTCCAGGTGGAGAAGAAGATCCGCACGCGCGTCAAGAAGCAGATGGAGAAGACCCAGAAGGAGTACTACCTGAATGAGCAGATGCAGGCCATTCAGAAGGAGCTGGGTGAGCGCGACGAGTTCAAGAACGAAATCCAGGAGATTGAAGAGAAGCTGAAGAACAAGCGGATGAGCAAGGAGGCCACGCTCAAGGTCAAGAAGGAGCTGAAGAAGCTCCGGATGATGAGCCCGATGAGCGCCGAGGCCACGGTCGTCCGCAACTACATCGACTGGATCATCAGCCTCCCCTGGTACGACGAGACGCAGGACCGCCTGGACGTCACCGAGGCGGAGACGGTGCTCAACGAGGACCACTACGGCCTGAAGAAGCCGAAGGAGCGCATCCTCGAGTACCTGGCCGTGCAGCAGCTCGTGAAGAAGCTCAAGGGCCCCGTGCTGTGCTTCGTGGGGCCGCCGGGCGTGGGCAAGACGTCGCTGGCGCGCTCCATTGCCCGGGCCACCGGCCGCAAGTTCGTGCGCCTGTCGCTGGGCGGCGTGCGGGACGAGGCGGAGATTCGGGGCCACCGGCGCACGTACATCGGCGCGATGCCGGGCAAGCTCATCCAGTCGCTGAAGAAGGCGGGCAGCAACAACCCCGTCTTCCTGCTCGACGAAATCGACAAGATGTCCACGGACTTCCGCGGCGACCCGAGCGCGGCGCTGCTGGAGGTGCTGGACCCCGAGCAGAACCACAACTTCAACGACCACTACCTGGACCTCGACTACGACCTGTCCAAGGTGATGTTCATCTGCACCGCGAACACGATGCACAACATCCCCGGTCCCCTCCAGGACCGCATGGAGGTGATTCGCATCGCGGGCTACACGGAGCCGGAGAAGCTGTCGATTGCCCGGCGCTACCTCATCCCGAAGGAGCAGGAGGCCAACGGGCTGACGGACGTGAAGGTGGACATCAGCGACCCCGCGCTGCGGACCATCATCCACCGCTACACGCGCGAGTCCGGCGTGCGCTCGCTCGAGCGTGAGATTGGCGGCGTGTTCCGGAAGATTGCCCGCGACGTGCTGAAGAACGGCAAGCGGGACATCGAGGTGGACCGGAAGATGGCCATGAAGTTCCTGGGCACGCCTCGCTACCGCTACGGCGTGGCGGAGCGCGAGGACCAGGTGGGCATCGTCACGGGGCTGGCCTGGACGGAGCTGGGCGGTGAAATCCTCACCACCGAGGCCACCATCATGCCGGGCAAGGGCAAGCTCATCATCACCGGCAAGCTGGGCGAGGTGATGCAGGAGTCCGCGCAGGCGGCCATGTCCTACGTGCGCAGCCGCGCCGAGCGCTTCGGCATCGACCGCAAGGTGTTCGAGAACTACGACATCCACGTCCACCTGCCGGAGGGCGCGATTCCGAAGGACGGCCCGTCCGCCGGCGTCACCATCTGCACCGCCCTGGTGAGCGCGCTCACCCGCGTGCTCATCCGCCGCGACGTGGCCATGACGGGTGAAATCACCCTGCGTGGACGGGTGCTCCCCATTGGCGGCCTGAAGGAGAAGACGCTGGCCGCGCACCGGGCGGGCATCAAGACGGTCCTGATTCCCAAGGCGAACAAGAAGGACCTGAAGGACATCCCGCTGAAGATTCGCAAGCAGCTGCGCATCGTCCCGGTGGAGTTCGTGGACGACGTGCTGCGCGAGGCGCTGGTGCTGGAGAAGCCGGAGGAGTTCGGCCGCAAGCCCACCACCGACGGTGGCAAGCTGGGCGCGAGCGCGGAGCTGCCGGCCACGTCGCCGGCCGTGGCTCCGGCCTAG
- a CDS encoding DUF2914 domain-containing protein, with product MVTATRQNTPENPDEASAEVPAVGPGVETNVPVAERNAAVALTDTVPPAQAPGVAVDPDDLVDTAKAPTLMEKVQQFRTRHEKWEMAVFFFGGFIYDVLTISRIDDTLTLAQNFGYLLVLTGLLLLEQRYPDGVEPPKFLRKVWRWREDGIHFLFGSLLSAFMLLLFRSTSGALPYLFVVGLFALLAANELPVFRRLGPVMRMVLLSLCVTMYFVCLLPVVLGRMGFWVFVLAVAVGSASIYGMMRLIARWRPDDSRYVLRNVAIPGFGVQAALLGLYLVGVIPPLPVAVQFAGIYHQVERVSPGVYHLSSVDSGAWYKPWTWGGPDFLMQPGDKPYYFFRIFAPKHFQSYKVRVRWYFDDPQKGWTTYGNGFMATVSSNGTDGGYRYYATTSHLKPGDWRVVLETEDGHEIHRLSFSAGPDTSSGPRVFDVDVSTLKDVKPLPLAQWQERAAAAAAKPK from the coding sequence GTGGTCACTGCTACCCGTCAGAACACCCCTGAGAATCCGGACGAAGCCTCCGCCGAGGTGCCCGCCGTGGGCCCTGGCGTCGAGACGAACGTCCCCGTCGCTGAGCGCAACGCCGCCGTCGCCCTGACGGACACCGTGCCGCCGGCCCAGGCGCCGGGCGTGGCGGTGGACCCGGACGACCTGGTCGACACGGCGAAGGCGCCCACCCTCATGGAGAAGGTGCAGCAGTTCCGCACCCGCCACGAGAAGTGGGAGATGGCCGTCTTCTTCTTCGGCGGCTTCATCTACGACGTCCTCACCATCAGCCGCATCGATGACACGCTGACGCTGGCGCAGAACTTCGGCTACCTGCTGGTCCTCACCGGCCTGCTGCTGCTGGAGCAGCGCTACCCGGACGGCGTGGAGCCGCCGAAGTTCCTGCGGAAGGTCTGGCGCTGGCGCGAGGACGGCATCCACTTCCTCTTCGGAAGCCTGCTCAGCGCCTTCATGCTGCTGCTCTTCAGGAGCACGTCGGGCGCGCTGCCCTACCTGTTCGTGGTGGGCCTCTTCGCCCTGCTGGCGGCCAACGAGCTGCCCGTGTTCCGCAGGCTGGGCCCCGTCATGCGCATGGTGCTGCTCAGCCTGTGCGTGACGATGTACTTCGTCTGCCTGCTCCCGGTGGTGCTCGGGCGGATGGGCTTCTGGGTCTTCGTGCTGGCCGTCGCGGTGGGCTCGGCGAGCATCTACGGGATGATGCGCCTCATCGCCCGCTGGCGTCCGGACGACAGCCGCTACGTGCTCCGCAACGTGGCCATCCCCGGCTTCGGAGTGCAGGCCGCCCTGCTGGGGCTGTACCTGGTGGGCGTGATTCCGCCGCTGCCGGTGGCCGTGCAGTTCGCGGGCATCTACCACCAGGTGGAGCGGGTGAGCCCGGGCGTCTACCACCTGTCCTCGGTGGACTCCGGCGCCTGGTACAAGCCGTGGACGTGGGGCGGGCCGGACTTCCTGATGCAGCCGGGGGACAAGCCCTACTACTTCTTCCGCATCTTCGCGCCGAAGCACTTCCAGTCGTACAAGGTCCGCGTGCGCTGGTACTTCGACGACCCGCAGAAGGGCTGGACGACGTACGGCAACGGCTTCATGGCCACCGTCAGCAGCAACGGCACGGACGGCGGCTACCGCTACTACGCGACGACGTCCCACCTGAAGCCCGGCGATTGGCGCGTGGTGCTGGAGACGGAGGACGGGCACGAAATCCACCGCCTCAGCTTCAGCGCCGGGCCGGACACGAGCTCCGGCCCCCGCGTCTTCGACGTCGACGTGTCCACGCTCAAGGACGTGAAGCCCCTGCCACTGGCGCAGTGGCAGGAGCGGGCCGCGGCCGCGGCGGCGAAACCGAAGTAG
- a CDS encoding aminopeptidase P family protein, whose amino-acid sequence MATNRSSAAAQPALGEQQPIVTSEEQAPAAAPAKPATHDTAPPPALLDFMMKDWKPRSKKLPPRIKSAESFKARRRALSKLFPGETLVIPTGHEKVRANDTNFRFRPGSDFYYLTGNLEPDCVLVLQPKEKGGHTDVLFVEPNPGRTDATFFTDRVKGELWEGPRLGVKESQARYGVDEARGLNELPDYLSNLSGAASRPTRVLRGLSPKVDGAVPEPAEKDKDKGLAQALSEMRLLKDAQELKELQTSIDSTQRGFEDVIRGLKSAKTERYVEGIFNLRARVEGNDVGYRTIAASGAHACILHWHHNDGPLVPGDLLLLDAGVEGQTLYTADITRTLPISGKFSKEQREIYDLVLEAQAAAFAEVKPGKDFMEPNRAAMRVLAEGLESLGILESAEEALKDEHQFYKRYSLHNVSHMLGLDVHDCAQARQEAYKYGKLQPGMVLTVEPGLYFQTDDLTVPKRYRGIGVRIEDDVVVTARGCKVLSANIPSKARDVEAWMKSLWAADKAARKGKKK is encoded by the coding sequence ATGGCCACGAACCGTTCTTCCGCCGCCGCTCAGCCCGCCCTGGGCGAGCAACAGCCGATTGTCACCTCCGAGGAGCAGGCTCCCGCCGCCGCGCCGGCGAAGCCCGCCACGCATGACACGGCGCCGCCGCCGGCCCTGCTCGACTTCATGATGAAGGACTGGAAGCCGCGCTCGAAGAAGCTCCCGCCCCGAATCAAGAGCGCGGAGTCCTTCAAGGCCCGCCGCCGGGCGCTCTCCAAGCTGTTCCCCGGCGAGACGCTCGTCATCCCCACCGGCCACGAGAAGGTGCGCGCCAACGACACCAACTTCCGCTTCCGGCCGGGCAGCGACTTCTACTACCTCACCGGCAACCTGGAGCCGGACTGCGTGCTCGTCCTCCAGCCCAAGGAGAAGGGCGGCCACACCGACGTCCTCTTCGTGGAGCCCAACCCCGGCCGCACCGACGCCACCTTCTTCACCGACCGCGTGAAGGGCGAGCTGTGGGAAGGCCCCCGCCTGGGCGTGAAGGAGAGCCAGGCCCGCTACGGCGTGGACGAGGCCCGCGGCCTCAACGAGCTGCCGGACTACCTCTCCAACCTCAGCGGCGCGGCGAGCCGCCCCACGCGCGTGCTGCGCGGCCTGTCCCCCAAGGTGGATGGCGCCGTGCCGGAGCCCGCGGAGAAGGACAAGGACAAGGGGCTGGCCCAGGCGCTGTCGGAGATGCGGCTGCTCAAGGACGCGCAGGAGCTGAAGGAGCTCCAGACGTCCATCGACTCCACGCAGCGCGGCTTCGAGGACGTCATCCGCGGCCTGAAGTCGGCGAAGACGGAGCGCTACGTGGAGGGCATCTTCAACCTCCGCGCCCGCGTGGAAGGCAATGACGTGGGCTACCGCACCATCGCCGCCTCCGGCGCCCACGCGTGCATCCTGCACTGGCACCACAATGACGGGCCGCTCGTCCCCGGTGATTTGCTGCTGCTGGACGCGGGCGTGGAGGGCCAGACGCTCTACACCGCGGACATCACCCGCACCCTGCCCATCTCCGGGAAGTTCTCCAAGGAGCAGCGCGAAATCTACGACCTGGTGCTGGAGGCGCAGGCCGCGGCCTTCGCAGAGGTGAAGCCGGGCAAGGACTTCATGGAGCCCAACCGCGCCGCCATGCGCGTGCTGGCGGAGGGCCTGGAGTCCCTGGGCATCCTCGAAAGCGCCGAGGAGGCGCTCAAGGACGAGCACCAGTTCTACAAGCGCTACTCGCTCCACAACGTCAGCCACATGCTGGGCCTGGACGTGCACGACTGCGCCCAGGCGCGGCAGGAGGCCTACAAGTACGGGAAGCTCCAGCCGGGCATGGTGCTGACGGTGGAGCCCGGCCTGTACTTCCAGACGGACGACCTCACCGTGCCCAAGCGCTACCGCGGCATCGGCGTGCGCATCGAGGACGACGTCGTCGTCACCGCGCGCGGCTGCAAGGTCCTCTCCGCCAACATCCCCAGCAAGGCCCGGGACGTGGAGGCGTGGATGAAGTCCCTCTGGGCGGCGGACAAGGCCGCCCGGAAGGGCAAGAAGAAGTAG
- a CDS encoding peptide ABC transporter substrate-binding protein, translated as MVAPRARLRWWWFLLAVWAASCGPCGFQPEPGVKVVVPAMPTTLDWSHSDPDSWANYPVMLATQRGLTQLGPDHGVEPGLAERWGRVTDGQGRDVYTFHLRRDVRWSNGAPLVARDFVIGWRRALQGRERGEMADLAGAAEALALQERGAPETEVRAALERVGVEAVDAHTLRVTLARPRSYFLARVANVYLFYPAPSADLEGKSDEAVRDYFDRPRDGRPLALGPYRVERWDRAGERVRLVHNPASAFASPLAEGETPAPVITLMKSEIGPALYERGRVDFVFVDSAAALRIHRPDDLRREPLLSTYFLAFNTERAPLDRPEVRRALARALDREALLAGLLPVARPSHVLLPPELPGAATAAEAERLPRYAPEQARAELAGVAGLERPLRLIYRSGDGFVPEVAIAERVAAQLARVGVRVVLEARSDFSAEISRRSAQGPRTYDLYLRRLGADYAHPNTFFTLFEREGNHQTGWETQAGGEPMARFERLLAQGDGAPDEATARASYVQAQEVLVGEQAVIAPLYHPDRYYRARERLRGVDVDPFNFLALRALRLRAVAADAPRAEDAP; from the coding sequence CTGGTGGCTCCGCGCGCTCGACTCCGGTGGTGGTGGTTCCTGCTGGCCGTGTGGGCCGCCTCGTGTGGGCCCTGCGGCTTCCAGCCGGAGCCCGGCGTGAAGGTGGTGGTGCCGGCCATGCCCACCACGCTGGATTGGAGCCACTCCGACCCGGATAGCTGGGCCAACTACCCGGTGATGCTGGCCACGCAGCGCGGACTCACCCAGTTGGGGCCGGACCATGGCGTGGAGCCTGGGCTGGCCGAGCGGTGGGGGCGCGTCACGGACGGGCAGGGGCGCGACGTCTACACGTTCCACCTGCGGCGGGACGTGCGCTGGTCCAATGGCGCGCCGCTCGTCGCCCGCGACTTCGTCATCGGCTGGCGGCGCGCGCTCCAGGGCCGCGAGCGCGGGGAGATGGCGGACCTGGCGGGGGCGGCGGAGGCGCTGGCGCTCCAGGAGCGGGGCGCGCCGGAGACGGAGGTCCGCGCCGCGCTGGAGCGCGTGGGCGTGGAGGCCGTGGACGCGCACACGCTGCGGGTGACGCTGGCGCGGCCGCGCAGCTACTTCCTGGCGCGCGTGGCCAACGTGTACCTGTTCTATCCGGCGCCCTCGGCGGACCTGGAGGGGAAGTCGGACGAGGCCGTCCGCGACTACTTCGACCGCCCTCGCGACGGCCGGCCGCTGGCCCTGGGGCCGTACCGCGTGGAGCGGTGGGACCGCGCGGGCGAGCGCGTGCGGCTGGTCCACAACCCGGCCTCGGCGTTTGCCTCGCCGCTGGCGGAAGGGGAGACGCCTGCCCCGGTCATCACCCTGATGAAGTCGGAGATTGGCCCGGCGCTGTATGAGCGGGGACGGGTGGACTTCGTCTTCGTGGACAGCGCCGCGGCGCTGCGCATCCACCGGCCGGACGACCTGCGCCGCGAGCCGCTGCTGTCCACCTACTTCCTGGCCTTCAACACGGAGAGGGCGCCGCTGGACAGGCCGGAGGTGCGGCGCGCGCTGGCTCGGGCGTTGGACCGCGAGGCGCTGCTGGCGGGGCTGCTGCCCGTGGCGCGGCCGTCCCATGTGCTGCTGCCGCCGGAGCTCCCGGGGGCCGCGACGGCGGCCGAGGCCGAGCGCCTGCCGCGCTACGCGCCGGAGCAGGCCCGGGCGGAGCTGGCGGGGGTGGCGGGCTTGGAGCGGCCGCTGCGGCTCATCTACCGGTCGGGGGATGGCTTCGTGCCCGAGGTGGCCATCGCGGAGCGGGTGGCCGCGCAGCTCGCGCGCGTGGGCGTGCGGGTGGTGTTGGAGGCGCGCTCGGATTTCTCGGCGGAGATTTCCCGGCGCTCGGCGCAGGGGCCCCGCACGTATGACTTGTACCTGCGGCGCCTGGGCGCGGACTACGCGCACCCGAACACGTTCTTCACGCTTTTCGAGCGCGAGGGCAATCACCAGACGGGCTGGGAGACGCAGGCGGGCGGCGAGCCGATGGCGCGCTTCGAGCGATTGCTGGCGCAGGGCGACGGCGCGCCGGATGAGGCGACTGCCCGTGCGTCCTATGTCCAGGCGCAGGAGGTGCTGGTGGGGGAGCAGGCCGTGATTGCGCCGCTGTACCACCCGGACCGTTACTACCGCGCGCGGGAGCGGCTGCGCGGCGTGGACGTGGACCCCTTCAACTTCCTGGCGCTGCGCGCGCTTCGCCTGAGGGCGGTGGCGGCGGATGCGCCCCGGGCGGAGGATGCCCCGTGA
- a CDS encoding ABC transporter permease subunit, producing MRAIAQRLSRQLILVPVVAVASYFLMASLPLTAETDAKRQVSRELAASYRRDLGIGEPLGFLRPWEKLFRGERLGTSAQGITGDELLTKLSGSVGVGLMALPLALTWALGFALLRTRWRKGRWAALGDVVPAVAFGTPVFIPALLLAPGVVERGYLLPELCAALVTSIWPGIFLGTLVGDSLEAELSRDYVRTALGKGLSRAAVLRRHVLPNVWPAMLDAVGPVATSLLAGSFAAERVLGLPYFGQLYVLAVLNKQVAVVVVATTTFATLLVVVSLAVEVLRYAVDPRSREASA from the coding sequence ATGAGGGCCATTGCCCAGCGACTGTCGCGGCAGCTCATCCTGGTGCCAGTCGTGGCCGTGGCGTCGTACTTCCTCATGGCCTCGTTGCCGCTGACCGCGGAGACGGACGCGAAGCGGCAGGTGTCGCGAGAGCTGGCGGCGTCGTACCGGCGGGACCTGGGCATTGGTGAGCCGCTGGGCTTCCTGCGCCCGTGGGAGAAGCTCTTTCGCGGTGAGCGCCTGGGCACGAGCGCCCAGGGCATCACGGGCGATGAGCTGCTGACGAAGCTGTCCGGCAGCGTGGGCGTGGGGCTGATGGCGCTGCCGCTCGCGCTGACGTGGGCCCTGGGTTTCGCGTTGCTGCGCACCCGGTGGCGCAAGGGCCGGTGGGCCGCGCTCGGTGACGTGGTGCCCGCCGTGGCTTTCGGTACGCCCGTGTTCATCCCCGCGTTGCTGCTGGCGCCCGGCGTGGTGGAGCGGGGCTACCTGCTGCCGGAGCTGTGCGCGGCGCTGGTGACGTCCATCTGGCCCGGCATCTTCCTGGGCACGCTGGTGGGTGATTCGCTGGAGGCCGAGCTGTCGCGTGACTACGTGCGCACCGCGCTGGGCAAGGGCCTGTCTCGCGCCGCCGTGCTGCGCCGCCACGTCCTGCCCAATGTCTGGCCGGCCATGCTGGACGCGGTGGGGCCGGTGGCCACGTCGCTGCTCGCCGGCTCCTTCGCGGCGGAGCGCGTGCTGGGCCTGCCGTACTTCGGCCAGCTCTACGTGTTGGCGGTGCTCAACAAGCAGGTGGCCGTCGTCGTGGTCGCCACCACCACCTTCGCGACCTTGCTCGTCGTCGTGAGCCTCGCGGTGGAGGTCCTTCGCTACGCCGTGGACCCGCGCTCGCGGGAGGCCTCGGCATGA
- a CDS encoding BolA family protein, giving the protein MLDAEFIRARILEALPGSEVEVRDYTGTGDHYEARVVSPDFAGKAMVQQHQLVYAPLQQWLKSGELHALALKTYSPEQWKKLGTR; this is encoded by the coding sequence ATGCTCGACGCCGAATTCATCCGGGCCCGCATCCTGGAGGCCCTGCCGGGCTCCGAGGTGGAGGTGCGGGACTACACCGGGACGGGAGACCACTACGAGGCCCGGGTGGTCAGCCCCGACTTCGCTGGGAAAGCCATGGTGCAGCAGCACCAGCTCGTGTACGCGCCCCTCCAGCAGTGGCTGAAGAGCGGCGAGCTGCATGCGCTCGCGCTAAAGACCTATTCTCCCGAGCAGTGGAAGAAGCTCGGGACTCGCTAG
- a CDS encoding YqgE/AlgH family protein, producing MKNLAPGLLLAMPQLGDPNFHRSVVLMLEHSETGSMGLVINRGAPLTLGELARGQNLGIAAGRKEHAVFLGGPVEPQRGFVLHDDTEQREKHSVLPGLYLSVTLDALGPLLTNPNPRLRFCLGYAGWGPKQLESEIAAGSWLFTEATAESVLGQEPSKLWDATLRSMGVDPAMLVMGRGMN from the coding sequence GTGAAGAACCTCGCTCCCGGCTTGCTGCTGGCCATGCCCCAGCTCGGCGACCCGAATTTCCACCGCTCGGTCGTCTTGATGCTGGAGCACTCGGAGACGGGCTCCATGGGGCTCGTCATCAACCGGGGGGCGCCCCTCACGCTCGGCGAGCTGGCGCGCGGGCAGAACCTGGGCATCGCCGCCGGACGGAAGGAGCACGCCGTCTTCCTGGGCGGGCCGGTGGAGCCCCAGCGGGGCTTCGTCCTCCACGACGACACGGAGCAGCGGGAGAAGCACTCGGTGCTGCCCGGCCTGTACCTGAGCGTGACGCTGGACGCGCTGGGCCCGCTCCTGACGAACCCGAACCCACGCCTGCGCTTCTGCCTGGGGTACGCGGGCTGGGGGCCCAAGCAACTCGAGAGCGAGATTGCCGCCGGCTCCTGGCTCTTCACCGAGGCCACCGCGGAGTCGGTGCTCGGGCAGGAGCCGTCGAAGCTGTGGGACGCGACTTTGCGAAGCATGGGGGTGGACCCCGCCATGCTGGTGATGGGAAGGGGAATGAACTGA
- a CDS encoding response regulator, whose amino-acid sequence MSLTPSEELVTSTELDSREREERTDSLKLEPARGAVLVVEDDPSHREILVEMLAGWGYEPLPVGSAEEAEFAVRNKRMDAAIVDVFLPGRSGATLMSRLRERFPQSVLIGVSAMSDAAMARKCKGLGADLFIGKPLDPQRLAEALQTRHTSWH is encoded by the coding sequence ATGTCCCTGACGCCCAGCGAAGAGCTTGTCACCTCCACCGAACTCGACTCCCGCGAGCGCGAGGAGCGCACGGACTCTCTCAAGCTGGAGCCCGCGCGCGGCGCCGTGCTGGTCGTCGAGGACGACCCGTCCCACCGTGAAATCCTGGTGGAGATGCTGGCGGGTTGGGGCTACGAGCCCCTGCCCGTGGGCAGCGCCGAGGAGGCGGAGTTCGCCGTGCGCAACAAGCGCATGGACGCCGCCATCGTCGACGTCTTCCTGCCCGGCCGCAGCGGCGCCACGCTCATGTCCCGCCTGCGCGAGCGCTTCCCCCAGTCCGTCCTCATCGGCGTCAGCGCCATGAGCGACGCGGCCATGGCGCGCAAGTGCAAGGGGCTGGGCGCGGACCTCTTCATCGGAAAGCCCCTGGACCCCCAGCGGCTGGCCGAGGCCCTCCAGACCAGGCACACGAGCTGGCACTGA